A window from Elusimicrobiota bacterium encodes these proteins:
- a CDS encoding HAD family hydrolase, with product MNDRAVFFEKDGTLVEDVRHGADPAKLKLLPGATEALARLREAGYRLFIVSNEPGVARGKFREEALAPVVRRLEELLAEEGAAFEGFYYCPHDPEGRVRAYAVECRCRKPSPGLIEDACREHDIDPLRSWMIGDVLDDVEAGRRAGCRTVMIDNGHETAWRRGPNRAPHLTVKNIAKAAELILLSPA from the coding sequence ATGAACGATCGAGCGGTTTTTTTCGAGAAGGACGGGACTCTTGTCGAGGACGTGCGTCACGGGGCGGATCCCGCGAAGCTGAAGCTCCTGCCGGGCGCGACGGAGGCGCTCGCGCGCCTGAGGGAGGCGGGCTACCGTCTGTTCATCGTCTCGAACGAGCCCGGCGTCGCCCGCGGCAAGTTCCGCGAGGAGGCGCTGGCGCCCGTGGTGCGCCGGCTCGAGGAACTGCTGGCGGAGGAGGGGGCCGCGTTCGAGGGCTTCTACTACTGCCCTCACGACCCCGAGGGCCGCGTGCGGGCCTACGCCGTCGAGTGCCGCTGCCGCAAGCCGTCCCCGGGGCTCATCGAGGACGCCTGCCGCGAGCACGACATCGACCCGCTGCGCTCGTGGATGATCGGCGACGTCCTCGACGACGTCGAGGCCGGGCGGCGCGCGGGCTGCCGGACGGTCATGATCGACAACGGACACGAGACCGCCTGGCGCCGCGGCCCGAACCGGGCGCCGCACCTGACCGTGAAGAACATCGCGAAGGCGGCGGAACTGATCCTGCTCAGCCCCGCCTGA
- a CDS encoding chorismate mutase: protein MKRDIKSDLNEIRTGIDAADNGIIALLGERRELVIRLARIKKVLDVPIYDRKREQALVDRVKKLGRKKKLNDEFVEVLFRLIMMNSKETQYHEAF, encoded by the coding sequence ATGAAGCGCGACATCAAGAGCGACTTGAACGAGATCCGCACCGGCATCGACGCGGCCGACAACGGCATCATCGCCCTGCTCGGCGAGCGGCGCGAGCTGGTGATCCGGCTGGCCCGCATCAAGAAGGTGCTCGACGTCCCCATCTACGACCGCAAGCGCGAGCAGGCCCTGGTCGACCGGGTCAAGAAGCTCGGCCGGAAGAAGAAGCTCAACGACGAGTTCGTCGAGGTGCTGTTCCGCCTGATCATGATGAACTCCAAAGAGACGCAGTATCATGAGGCTTTCTAA
- a CDS encoding pyridoxal phosphate-dependent aminotransferase — protein sequence MRLSKRAEAVAESATLRLSVAAARLRSQGREVLSLLEGEPDLPVPPAVREATRRALARGETRYSDAAGLPELRELIARKLRAVDGIAVAPEDVVVTNGAKQAVYEALQAICGPGDEVLIPRPYWVTFPESVRLAGAEPVFVETRAHQLDLDAVARAVTRRTRAIIINSPNNPTGAVYPAAALRALARLAAKRDFLIVSDEAYEDFVYDGAAHASVAALGAAGRTITVQTFSKSFSMTGFRVGFLAAPPAIARAARRLHGHVTGNVCTFAQRGAIAALGLGPGELDRRRAVFQKRRDLAYALASRRFDCVKPRGGLFVFADARRLLGKRFKDSAALAEHLLEKAGVSVVPGSACGMEGFLRFSFTSPEPVLREAFARIEAAL from the coding sequence ATGAGGCTTTCTAAGAGGGCGGAGGCGGTCGCCGAATCGGCGACGCTCCGCCTCTCCGTCGCCGCGGCGCGGCTGCGCTCCCAAGGGCGGGAGGTCCTGAGCCTCCTCGAGGGCGAGCCCGACCTTCCCGTCCCCCCCGCGGTGCGCGAGGCCACGCGCCGCGCCCTCGCCCGCGGCGAGACGCGCTACAGCGACGCCGCCGGCCTGCCCGAGCTGCGCGAGCTGATCGCGCGCAAGCTCCGGGCGGTCGACGGCATCGCCGTCGCGCCGGAGGACGTCGTCGTCACGAACGGCGCCAAGCAGGCCGTGTACGAGGCGCTGCAGGCGATCTGCGGGCCCGGCGACGAGGTGCTGATCCCGCGCCCGTATTGGGTGACCTTCCCCGAGTCGGTGCGCCTCGCGGGGGCCGAGCCGGTCTTCGTCGAGACCCGGGCGCACCAGCTCGATCTCGACGCCGTCGCGCGCGCGGTCACCCGCCGCACCCGCGCGATCATCATCAACTCGCCCAACAACCCGACCGGCGCGGTGTACCCCGCGGCGGCCCTGCGCGCCCTCGCGCGCCTGGCGGCCAAGCGCGATTTCCTGATAGTCTCGGACGAGGCGTACGAGGACTTCGTCTACGACGGCGCCGCGCACGCGAGCGTCGCGGCCCTGGGAGCGGCGGGCCGCACGATCACCGTGCAGACCTTCTCGAAGAGCTTCTCGATGACCGGCTTCCGCGTGGGCTTCCTGGCCGCGCCGCCCGCGATCGCGCGCGCGGCGCGGCGCCTGCACGGGCACGTCACCGGCAACGTCTGCACCTTCGCGCAGCGCGGGGCGATCGCGGCGCTCGGCCTCGGACCCGGCGAGCTCGACCGCCGCCGCGCGGTCTTCCAGAAGAGGCGGGACCTCGCTTACGCGCTGGCCTCTCGCCGCTTCGACTGCGTGAAGCCCCGCGGCGGCCTGTTCGTGTTCGCCGACGCGCGCCGCCTGCTCGGGAAGCGCTTCAAGGACTCGGCGGCGCTCGCGGAGCACCTGCTCGAGAAGGCCGGCGTGTCCGTCGTCCCGGGCTCGGCCTGCGGCATGGAGGGCTTCCTGCGCTTCAGCTTCACCTCGCCCGAGCCCGTGCTCCGCGAGGCCTTCGCCCGCATCGAGGCCGCGCTGTGA
- a CDS encoding prephenate dehydrogenase/arogenate dehydrogenase family protein, with translation MGIIGFGRLGALLTRHFAREHEIKVYDKRRVSRRVRALGAEPAPLAEVCRQEVVVPCVPIAAFEPLLRRIRGLLRADALVVDVCSVKEHPVRAMKRLLPRSVEILGTHPNFGPDSAAESLRGRQIAVCKVRIGAERYARVKRAFERKGLELVEMTPREHDRRMATSLVLTHFIGRGLLDYGARPTGIDTEGYKRLLRILQTVQNDTAQLFRDMNRYNAYAPAMRRRFLAALRRVDARVRR, from the coding sequence ATCGGGATCATCGGCTTCGGCCGCCTGGGAGCGCTGCTCACGCGCCACTTCGCCCGCGAGCACGAGATCAAGGTCTACGACAAGCGGCGCGTGTCCCGCCGGGTCCGCGCCCTCGGCGCCGAGCCCGCTCCGCTGGCGGAGGTCTGCCGCCAGGAAGTGGTCGTCCCCTGCGTGCCGATCGCGGCGTTCGAGCCGCTCTTGAGGCGCATCCGCGGCCTGCTGCGCGCGGACGCGCTGGTCGTCGACGTCTGCTCGGTCAAGGAGCATCCCGTGCGCGCGATGAAGCGGCTCCTGCCGCGCTCGGTCGAGATCCTCGGGACGCACCCCAACTTCGGCCCCGACAGCGCCGCCGAGTCCCTGCGCGGGCGGCAGATCGCGGTGTGCAAGGTGCGCATCGGCGCCGAGCGCTACGCCCGCGTCAAGCGGGCGTTCGAGCGCAAGGGGCTCGAGCTCGTCGAGATGACGCCGCGAGAGCACGACCGGCGGATGGCGACCTCGCTGGTGCTGACCCATTTCATCGGCCGGGGCCTGCTCGACTACGGCGCCCGGCCCACGGGCATCGACACCGAGGGCTACAAGAGGCTCCTGCGCATCCTGCAGACCGTGCAGAACGACACCGCCCAGCTCTTCCGCGACATGAACCGCTACAACGCCTACGCGCCCGCGATGCGCCGCCGCTTCCTCGCCGCGCTGCGCCGCGTCGACGCGAGGGTCCGCCGGTGA
- the pheA gene encoding prephenate dehydratase, whose amino-acid sequence MRIAFQGVRGAYSEEAALKRFPEGEPDGFPYSEQVVEAVDSGRAEYGILPLENSIAGPVGVNLDLFLAHDIFIIDEVYLPIDHCLLAKPGVKLADVWSVYSHPIALAQCREFLNSHGFKAVPEYDTAGSAELIAGHGRPGEAAIAPRRCGAIYGLEVLAEKIQSASNNITRFGVFARRDKVPPGLKMEKTSVAFKAAHRPGSLLGCLKRFADNGVNLTKLESRPVATDPFAYVFLVDLVGGMEDAPVKKALSELGADAADIKILGSYPLGAR is encoded by the coding sequence GTGAGGATCGCCTTCCAGGGCGTGCGCGGCGCCTACTCGGAGGAGGCCGCGCTCAAGCGCTTTCCGGAGGGAGAGCCCGACGGCTTCCCGTACAGCGAGCAGGTCGTCGAGGCCGTGGACTCCGGCCGCGCCGAGTACGGGATCCTTCCGCTCGAGAACAGCATCGCGGGCCCGGTCGGGGTCAACCTGGACCTCTTCCTCGCGCACGACATCTTCATCATCGACGAAGTCTACCTGCCGATCGACCACTGCCTGCTCGCCAAGCCGGGGGTGAAGCTCGCCGACGTCTGGAGCGTGTACTCCCACCCGATCGCGCTGGCCCAATGCCGCGAGTTCCTCAACTCGCACGGCTTCAAGGCGGTCCCCGAGTACGACACGGCCGGCTCCGCCGAGCTGATCGCGGGGCACGGGAGGCCGGGCGAGGCGGCGATCGCTCCCAGGCGCTGCGGCGCCATCTACGGCCTCGAGGTGCTCGCCGAGAAAATCCAGTCGGCCAGCAACAATATCACGCGCTTCGGCGTGTTCGCGCGCCGGGACAAGGTCCCCCCCGGCCTCAAGATGGAGAAGACGAGCGTGGCCTTCAAGGCCGCGCACCGCCCGGGCTCCTTGCTCGGCTGCCTGAAGCGCTTCGCCGACAACGGGGTCAACCTGACCAAGCTCGAGTCGCGGCCCGTCGCGACGGACCCGTTCGCCTACGTCTTCCTCGTCGACCTGGTGGGCGGCATGGAGGACGCGCCCGTCAAGAAGGCGCTGTCCGAGCTCGGCGCCGACGCCGCGGACATCAAGATCCTCGGCAGCTATCCGCTCGGCGCGCGCTGA
- a CDS encoding 3-deoxy-7-phosphoheptulonate synthase has protein sequence MDKKRLVDANVAGHTLLPPPREVTGQLPASEASLETVAAGRRAILDILDGKDDRLLMVVGPCSIHDPKAALEYAGRLKVLADKVSDRFLLCMRVYFEKPRTTIGWKGLINDPDMNDSFHIEAGLKLARRLLLKITELGLPTATEALDPITPQYLADLVCWYAIGARTIESQTHREMASGLSTPIGFKNGTDGNIQVALDAMKSALMPHHFLGVDPDGRISVYRTKGNRYGHVVLRGGKSPNYDESSIALVRKALHAAKLPERIMVDCSHGNSSKDHRRQPAVFADCLAQRARGENSLIGVMIESNLNEGNQPIPRDLKRLEHGVSVTDKCLGWEATEKMILAAYESR, from the coding sequence CTGGACAAGAAAAGGCTCGTCGACGCCAACGTCGCGGGGCACACGCTCCTGCCGCCTCCGCGCGAGGTGACGGGCCAGCTTCCCGCCTCCGAGGCGAGCCTCGAGACCGTCGCGGCCGGCCGCCGCGCGATCCTCGACATATTGGACGGGAAAGACGACCGTCTGCTGATGGTGGTCGGTCCATGCTCCATACACGATCCCAAGGCCGCCCTCGAGTACGCCGGCCGCCTAAAGGTTCTCGCCGACAAGGTCTCCGACCGCTTTCTCCTGTGCATGCGCGTCTACTTCGAGAAGCCGCGCACGACGATCGGCTGGAAGGGGCTCATCAACGACCCCGACATGAACGACTCTTTCCATATCGAGGCCGGGCTGAAGCTCGCGCGGCGCCTGCTGCTCAAGATCACCGAGCTCGGCCTGCCGACGGCCACCGAGGCGCTCGATCCGATCACCCCGCAGTACCTCGCCGACCTCGTCTGCTGGTACGCGATCGGGGCGCGCACGATCGAGTCGCAGACGCACCGCGAGATGGCCAGCGGCCTCTCCACGCCCATCGGCTTCAAGAACGGGACCGACGGCAACATCCAGGTCGCGCTCGACGCGATGAAGTCCGCGCTGATGCCGCACCACTTCCTCGGCGTGGACCCTGACGGCCGGATCTCCGTCTACCGAACGAAGGGCAATCGCTATGGCCACGTCGTCCTGCGCGGCGGCAAGTCGCCCAACTACGACGAGTCGAGCATCGCCCTGGTCCGCAAGGCCCTGCATGCGGCCAAGCTGCCCGAGCGGATAATGGTCGACTGCAGCCACGGCAACTCGAGCAAGGACCACCGCCGCCAGCCTGCCGTGTTCGCCGACTGCCTCGCGCAGCGCGCGCGCGGCGAGAACAGCCTCATCGGCGTCATGATCGAGAGCAACCTGAACGAGGGCAATCAGCCGATCCCGCGCGACCTCAAGCGCCTGGAGCACGGCGTGTCCGTGACGGACAAGTGCCTCGGCTGGGAGGCGACCGAGAAGATGATCCTCGCCGCCTACGAGTCGCGCTGA
- the sucD gene encoding succinate--CoA ligase subunit alpha, whose protein sequence is MAIILDKDSKILVQGFTGSQGTFHAKQCLDYGTQIVAGVTPGRGGQTHLDRPVFNTVHDAVRNTGAFVSLIFVPAPYAADSIMEAVDGGCSTVICITEGIPVLDMAKVKRYIQQVERSGREITLIGPNCPGVITPGQCKAGIMPAFIHKPGGIGVVSRSGTLTYEAVDQLTKRGFGQSTVVGIGGDPINGSSFSDILAKFEEDEATDAVVMIGEIGGSAEEDAARFFKDKMTKPVFGFIAGKAAPEGRRMGHAGAIVEGGAGTHASKIKAMREAGITVVENLSGIGEAVAKSRKPLAA, encoded by the coding sequence ATGGCCATCATCCTCGACAAAGACTCGAAGATCCTCGTGCAGGGCTTCACCGGCTCGCAGGGCACCTTCCACGCGAAGCAGTGCCTCGACTACGGCACGCAGATCGTCGCCGGCGTCACCCCCGGCCGCGGCGGCCAGACCCATCTCGACCGCCCCGTCTTCAACACGGTGCACGACGCGGTCCGCAACACGGGCGCGTTCGTCTCCCTGATCTTCGTCCCGGCCCCCTACGCCGCGGACTCGATCATGGAGGCCGTGGACGGCGGCTGCTCGACGGTCATCTGCATCACCGAGGGCATTCCGGTCCTGGACATGGCGAAGGTCAAGCGCTACATCCAGCAGGTGGAGCGCTCGGGCCGCGAGATCACCCTCATCGGGCCGAACTGCCCCGGCGTGATCACCCCCGGCCAGTGCAAGGCCGGCATCATGCCCGCCTTCATCCACAAGCCCGGCGGCATCGGCGTGGTGTCCCGCTCCGGGACCCTGACGTACGAGGCCGTCGACCAGCTCACCAAGCGCGGCTTCGGCCAGTCCACGGTCGTCGGCATCGGCGGAGACCCGATCAACGGCTCCAGCTTCTCCGACATCCTCGCCAAGTTCGAGGAGGACGAGGCCACCGACGCCGTCGTCATGATCGGCGAGATCGGCGGCTCGGCCGAGGAGGACGCGGCGCGCTTCTTCAAGGACAAGATGACCAAGCCCGTGTTCGGCTTCATCGCCGGCAAAGCCGCTCCCGAGGGCCGCCGCATGGGCCATGCGGGCGCGATCGTCGAGGGCGGGGCCGGCACGCACGCCTCGAAGATCAAGGCCATGCGCGAGGCCGGCATCACCGTCGTCGAGAACCTCTCCGGCATCGGCGAGGCCGTCGCGAAGTCCCGCAAGCCGCTGGCCGCCTAA